A portion of the Granulosicoccus antarcticus IMCC3135 genome contains these proteins:
- a CDS encoding P1 family peptidase, giving the protein MNEPNELRWSVGPRNLITDIPGLRVGNASDAQIKSGVTVLTSEQPFIASVDIMGGAPGTRETDCLAPDKLVEEVDALVLSGGSALGLDAASGVVAALRESGRGFNVGPVRVPIVPAAIIFDLLNGGQSDWLYNPYQALGRQALAAAGEGFALGSAGAGVGATTAVLKGGLGSASIVMPDGTLVGALVVVNPHGSVVTPGGKAFWAAPFEMHGEFGGCGQPMAPDPFLIPRNDKLRAYEAMRGLPGGSSGSPPAGMNTTIAIVATNAVMNKAQLLRMAVAAQDGMARAIVPSHTPFDGDLVFALSTCGVPMQAPVEDAMRLGHAAAVCLSRAIARAVYLAESAPGDTLPSWQDKFGHDNYERSW; this is encoded by the coding sequence ATGAATGAACCGAATGAGCTGCGATGGTCCGTCGGACCACGCAATCTGATTACCGATATTCCGGGTTTGCGGGTTGGCAATGCCAGCGATGCACAGATTAAATCAGGAGTGACCGTACTCACCTCTGAGCAGCCTTTCATTGCCAGCGTGGACATCATGGGAGGGGCTCCCGGCACGCGTGAGACTGATTGTCTGGCACCGGACAAGCTGGTGGAAGAGGTCGATGCACTGGTTCTTTCGGGAGGCTCTGCTCTGGGGCTGGATGCCGCATCTGGAGTGGTGGCGGCGCTGCGCGAGAGTGGCCGCGGATTCAATGTAGGGCCCGTGCGAGTGCCTATCGTGCCGGCCGCCATCATTTTTGATTTGCTCAATGGTGGTCAGTCGGATTGGCTGTATAACCCCTATCAGGCGCTCGGACGTCAGGCCCTGGCAGCCGCTGGAGAGGGCTTCGCACTGGGCTCGGCCGGTGCCGGTGTCGGTGCCACTACCGCTGTCCTGAAGGGCGGACTGGGCTCCGCCTCGATCGTCATGCCCGATGGCACCTTGGTGGGGGCGTTGGTTGTGGTCAATCCACACGGTAGTGTGGTGACGCCCGGAGGCAAGGCCTTCTGGGCAGCACCGTTTGAGATGCACGGCGAATTCGGCGGCTGTGGCCAGCCGATGGCACCTGATCCTTTTCTCATACCGCGCAATGACAAACTGCGAGCTTATGAGGCCATGCGCGGATTGCCGGGAGGCAGCTCAGGATCGCCTCCGGCGGGCATGAACACAACCATTGCCATTGTCGCCACGAATGCGGTCATGAACAAGGCGCAGCTGCTACGCATGGCCGTGGCAGCTCAGGATGGCATGGCGCGCGCCATCGTACCGTCGCATACGCCTTTCGACGGTGACCTGGTCTTCGCCCTGTCCACCTGTGGAGTGCCGATGCAGGCGCCGGTCGAAGATGCCATGCGTCTGGGGCATGCCGCAGCGGTGTGCCTGTCACGGGCTATTGCAAGAGCGGTCTACCTGGCGGAGTCAGCTCCGGGTGATACCTTGCCCAGCTGGCAGGATAAGTTCGGTCACGATAACTATGAGCGATCCTGGTAA
- a CDS encoding ABC transporter substrate-binding protein → MNKRFSLPALLVLTCAVSNAFAARTDIILGVQLEPPNLDPTAGAAAAIDEVVYANIFEGLTRFGPDGSIKPALAAGWSIEDEGLRYIFGLRADATFHDGAEFSADDVKFSIDRAMADDSTNAQKGLFANIDNVEIIDPLTIAINLKQPDGNLLFNLAWGDAVILDPASAADAATHPVGTGPFKFANWVQGDRVEIVRYADYWGKPVKLEKATFKFISEPTAAYSAILAGDLDAFPNYPAPENLAQLDVDPRYSVVLGSTEGETILAMNNAVAPFDDVRVREAVVHAINRDEIIDGAMYGYGTPIGTHFAPHNPAYLDLTAQSAFDPEKSKALLKEAGHENDLTVTLKLPPPVYARRGGEIIAAQLRDVGITANIENLEWAQWLEQVFKGKDFDLTIISHTEPMDIGIYANPDYYFQYDNADLQALMTSLNTETDPDKRTELLQQAQQIIADDYVNAYLFQLARAGVANSRIKGLWENSPTQANDLTGVYWEE, encoded by the coding sequence ATGAATAAGCGATTTAGCCTGCCGGCACTGCTGGTTCTCACGTGTGCTGTCAGTAACGCCTTTGCTGCCAGAACCGATATTATTCTTGGCGTGCAGCTTGAGCCTCCCAATCTGGACCCTACGGCAGGGGCTGCGGCGGCTATTGATGAAGTGGTTTATGCCAATATCTTTGAAGGTCTGACGCGTTTTGGGCCCGATGGCAGTATCAAGCCAGCGCTGGCCGCAGGCTGGAGCATCGAGGATGAGGGTCTGCGCTATATTTTCGGTCTACGGGCGGATGCAACATTCCACGACGGGGCTGAATTCTCGGCCGACGATGTTAAATTCTCCATAGATCGTGCGATGGCGGACGATTCAACCAATGCGCAAAAAGGCTTGTTTGCCAATATCGACAATGTCGAGATCATTGACCCTCTGACCATTGCCATCAACCTGAAACAGCCCGACGGTAATTTGCTGTTCAATCTGGCCTGGGGCGATGCCGTCATCCTTGATCCGGCCTCTGCCGCCGATGCGGCCACTCATCCGGTGGGTACCGGGCCCTTCAAGTTTGCCAACTGGGTGCAGGGAGATCGTGTCGAGATTGTCAGGTATGCGGACTACTGGGGCAAGCCGGTAAAGCTTGAGAAAGCCACCTTCAAATTCATCAGCGAACCAACAGCAGCCTACTCGGCCATTCTGGCAGGCGATCTGGATGCATTTCCCAACTATCCAGCTCCCGAGAATCTGGCGCAGCTGGATGTGGATCCACGCTATTCAGTGGTACTGGGTTCCACCGAAGGGGAAACCATTCTGGCCATGAACAATGCAGTGGCACCGTTTGACGATGTACGCGTCCGAGAGGCGGTGGTCCATGCCATTAACCGAGATGAGATCATCGACGGTGCAATGTACGGTTATGGCACACCGATCGGAACTCACTTTGCGCCACACAATCCGGCGTATCTGGACCTGACAGCGCAGTCCGCCTTTGATCCGGAGAAGTCGAAAGCCTTACTGAAAGAGGCGGGTCACGAGAATGATCTGACAGTCACACTGAAGTTGCCACCACCGGTCTATGCCCGACGCGGCGGCGAGATCATTGCAGCCCAGCTGCGTGATGTCGGCATCACGGCGAACATTGAAAATCTGGAATGGGCGCAATGGCTGGAGCAGGTTTTCAAAGGCAAGGATTTTGACCTGACGATCATCTCTCATACCGAGCCCATGGATATTGGAATCTATGCCAATCCTGACTATTATTTCCAGTACGACAATGCCGATCTGCAGGCGCTGATGACGTCGTTGAATACCGAGACAGACCCTGACAAACGTACCGAACTGCTGCAGCAGGCGCAACAGATCATTGCCGATGATTATGTCAACGCCTATCTGTTTCAGCTGGCCAGGGCCGGGGTTGCCAATTCCAGGATCAAGGGGCTGTGGGAGAACTCGCCCACCCAGGCCAATGATCTGACCGGTGTTTACTGGGAAGAATAG
- a CDS encoding ABC transporter permease: MKLRSIVPGALLVSLVVIAALLSYVWTPFDVTMLDIRHKFTPPGAVHWLGSDHLGRDILSMLMVGARTSIAVALVAVGIGMGVGVPLGLLAAARAHTWVDELIMRSNDLVFAFPALLIAIMITAVFGPGAINAIIAIGIFNIPVFARLTRGAAMSLWTREFILSARVAGKGAVRISVEHLLPNITNLLLVQGTIQFSLGILAEAGLSYVGLGAQPPIPSWGRMLAESQTLISLAPHLALFPGLAIVITVLGLNLLGDGLRDWLDPRLRRER, encoded by the coding sequence ATGAAGTTGCGATCCATTGTGCCCGGAGCACTGCTGGTCTCGCTGGTGGTCATCGCCGCGTTGCTCAGCTATGTGTGGACGCCGTTTGATGTGACCATGCTGGACATCCGCCACAAGTTCACACCTCCCGGGGCTGTGCACTGGTTGGGCAGTGATCATCTGGGTCGGGATATTCTATCCATGCTGATGGTGGGGGCGCGTACTTCCATCGCCGTTGCTCTGGTGGCGGTGGGGATCGGTATGGGGGTGGGTGTACCACTGGGTTTACTGGCTGCTGCACGTGCGCATACCTGGGTGGATGAGCTGATCATGCGTAGCAATGATCTGGTCTTTGCCTTTCCTGCGCTGCTCATTGCCATCATGATCACGGCGGTATTCGGGCCGGGTGCCATCAATGCGATCATCGCCATCGGCATTTTCAATATTCCGGTTTTCGCCCGACTGACGCGTGGCGCCGCAATGAGTCTGTGGACACGTGAATTCATATTGTCGGCGCGTGTAGCAGGCAAGGGGGCTGTGCGGATCTCGGTTGAACACCTGCTGCCGAACATCACCAATCTGCTGCTGGTACAAGGGACTATCCAGTTCTCGTTGGGAATACTGGCTGAAGCCGGTTTGTCTTACGTGGGATTAGGTGCACAGCCGCCTATTCCCAGCTGGGGGCGCATGCTGGCTGAGAGCCAGACGCTGATTTCACTGGCGCCGCATCTGGCCTTGTTCCCGGGGTTGGCGATTGTCATCACGGTGCTGGGTCTGAATCTTTTGGGAGATGGACTGCGTGACTGGCTGGACCCGAGGTTGCGTCGTGAGCGATAG
- a CDS encoding tetratricopeptide repeat protein 38 family protein — translation MTTTTLDSFGSSTTSPVAALAGINDFAEGFVAYQTRAVNVLVTADNHPDSALANIYAGMLWMFLERPEAPEKSIPYAQRAERAGGLNRREKGMLSLLEAWQQHDYHHVLRIGEQLCGEYPQDLPLLKVVQYHAFNAGNAALMLKLALAGESANAHRAPIHSMIAFGYEQSHQLSAAEAAAHRALSIDPDEPWAHHALAHVHLGRGSINEGLSILSGSSASWEGLNSFMFTHNWWHVALFEIANGQVDAALKIHDQRCWGIQPEYSQDQIGAVSLLARLELADVDVGDRWQDLLPFLETRQDDVVQPFLSLQYLYGLAKADSPLALELMTLIRAQAESPHVAQDRALWQEVGIPAAEGMFAHARGDHETAARELGTVRSSMWRTGGSHAQRDLFEQVLLDARLRSGQWELARKTLEQRRQWEPDSPILQRQLNDVYQHLGSN, via the coding sequence ATGACCACAACCACTCTCGACAGTTTCGGCTCCTCTACAACCAGCCCGGTAGCAGCACTGGCAGGTATCAATGACTTTGCTGAGGGGTTTGTTGCCTACCAGACACGTGCGGTCAATGTGTTGGTAACGGCTGACAATCACCCGGATAGTGCGCTGGCCAATATCTACGCGGGCATGTTGTGGATGTTTCTGGAGCGCCCGGAAGCGCCAGAGAAATCAATTCCCTATGCGCAGCGCGCAGAGCGGGCCGGTGGTTTGAATCGTCGTGAGAAGGGCATGTTGTCCTTGCTCGAAGCCTGGCAGCAGCATGATTATCATCACGTGCTGAGAATCGGGGAACAGCTGTGCGGTGAATATCCGCAGGATTTACCGCTGCTCAAAGTCGTGCAGTATCACGCCTTCAATGCTGGCAATGCTGCGCTCATGCTGAAACTGGCCCTGGCCGGTGAGTCAGCCAACGCGCATCGGGCACCCATTCACAGCATGATTGCCTTCGGCTATGAACAATCGCACCAGTTGTCAGCGGCAGAAGCAGCAGCCCACCGTGCGCTGTCGATAGACCCTGATGAGCCGTGGGCCCATCATGCACTGGCGCATGTGCATCTGGGGCGTGGTTCGATTAACGAGGGGCTGTCGATATTATCGGGTAGTTCGGCAAGCTGGGAAGGGCTGAATTCCTTCATGTTTACGCATAACTGGTGGCATGTTGCTCTGTTTGAAATTGCCAATGGGCAAGTGGATGCTGCCTTGAAGATTCATGACCAGCGTTGTTGGGGCATACAGCCGGAATACAGTCAGGATCAGATCGGTGCTGTGTCGTTACTGGCCAGACTGGAGCTGGCTGATGTCGATGTTGGTGATCGCTGGCAGGACTTGCTGCCGTTTCTCGAAACGCGTCAGGACGATGTGGTTCAGCCGTTTTTGAGCCTGCAGTATCTCTATGGATTGGCCAAGGCCGATTCGCCATTGGCGTTAGAGCTGATGACACTGATTCGTGCTCAGGCAGAATCGCCGCATGTGGCACAGGACAGGGCGTTGTGGCAGGAGGTGGGTATTCCGGCCGCTGAAGGGATGTTTGCTCATGCCCGTGGCGATCATGAAACCGCTGCAAGGGAGCTGGGCACCGTCCGTTCATCAATGTGGCGAACAGGTGGTAGTCACGCTCAGCGTGACCTGTTCGAGCAGGTCTTGCTGGATGCCCGGCTACGTTCAGGACAATGGGAGCTGGCGCGCAAAACACTGGAACAGCGTCGTCAGTGGGAACCGGATAGCCCGATTCTGCAACGACAACTCAATGATGTCTATCAGCACCTGGGCTCAAATTAA
- a CDS encoding ABC transporter ATP-binding protein yields MSDSQVLLQLDKVSLSIHGTAVLHDISLQIAEGQTLGVIGESGSGKSMTALSIMQLMPRGSVLDGSIRFQDKLLQELPEKSLCELRGSDIGMIFQEPMTALNPLKTIGDQVSESIRLHRQVSRVDALQLTAQTLERVGLPNARFPLNRYPHELSGGQRQRVVIAIAVACKPRLLIADEPTTALDVTTQAGILKLLKTLQQEEGLALMLITHDLAVVSNMADDIVVMRQGRIVEQGALAEVFGDPGHEYTRTLFDASALTGISRSAHLSSQASQASQASQASQASQASQASQALAPSASASSGESGVPLLQVRELVCEYPGRRKRLFGHAPAFRAVDEVSFDIRHGESVGLVGESGCGKSTLTRALLGLMHLHSGRVELNGESVSTLQQVSRVSRQQMQVVFQDPYGSFNPRHKVGRLVSEPLHVLDHPPGRAETRLRIAAVLESVGMLATDSDKFIHEFSGGQRQRIAIARSLIIKPSLIILDEAVSALDVSVRAQVLQLLDDLAREQGLAYLFISHDLSVVQRVSDRVLIMRHGRIVERGNTSDVFDNPQHEYTQQLLAAAPKLTIA; encoded by the coding sequence GTGAGCGATAGCCAAGTCCTGCTGCAACTTGACAAGGTCAGTCTGTCGATTCATGGCACGGCTGTTCTGCACGATATATCTTTGCAGATAGCAGAGGGTCAGACGCTGGGTGTCATTGGCGAAAGCGGCTCAGGTAAATCCATGACCGCCTTGTCAATAATGCAGCTAATGCCCCGTGGTTCTGTTCTTGATGGCAGCATCCGCTTCCAGGACAAATTGTTGCAGGAGTTGCCTGAAAAAAGCCTGTGCGAGTTACGTGGCAGTGATATCGGCATGATTTTCCAGGAGCCCATGACTGCTCTGAACCCGCTCAAAACCATAGGTGATCAGGTGAGCGAGAGCATTCGCCTGCATCGACAGGTTAGTCGAGTCGATGCACTGCAGTTGACCGCGCAGACTCTGGAGCGGGTTGGTCTGCCCAATGCCCGGTTTCCACTGAATCGATATCCGCATGAATTGTCAGGTGGTCAACGACAGCGGGTAGTCATTGCCATCGCTGTGGCCTGTAAACCGCGCCTGTTGATTGCTGATGAACCGACTACCGCACTGGATGTGACGACACAGGCGGGCATTCTGAAATTGTTGAAGACGCTGCAGCAGGAAGAAGGTCTGGCTTTGATGCTGATTACCCACGATCTGGCGGTGGTATCCAATATGGCCGATGACATTGTCGTGATGCGTCAAGGCCGGATTGTCGAGCAAGGGGCGCTGGCTGAGGTGTTTGGTGATCCGGGACATGAATATACTCGCACTCTGTTTGATGCCTCGGCATTGACGGGTATCAGTCGGTCCGCGCATCTTTCATCACAAGCATCACAAGCATCACAAGCCTCACAAGCATCACAAGCCTCACAAGCCTCACAAGCCTCACAAGCCCTTGCCCCATCTGCCTCTGCGAGTTCTGGCGAAAGCGGTGTACCTCTGCTGCAGGTCAGGGAGCTGGTGTGTGAATACCCGGGGCGCCGCAAGCGTCTCTTCGGACATGCGCCAGCCTTCCGGGCCGTGGATGAGGTGAGCTTTGATATCCGGCACGGCGAGAGTGTCGGATTGGTTGGTGAGAGTGGTTGCGGCAAATCCACCCTGACCCGCGCGTTGCTGGGATTGATGCATCTGCACAGTGGTCGTGTTGAATTGAATGGTGAATCCGTCAGTACTTTGCAGCAAGTGTCGCGCGTCTCTCGCCAGCAAATGCAAGTCGTGTTTCAGGATCCCTATGGTTCATTCAACCCGCGGCACAAGGTGGGGCGACTGGTGAGTGAGCCATTGCATGTACTGGATCATCCACCCGGGCGTGCAGAGACACGTTTGCGGATTGCCGCTGTATTGGAGAGTGTCGGCATGCTTGCCACGGATAGTGACAAGTTCATTCATGAATTCTCCGGCGGTCAGCGCCAGCGCATTGCCATCGCTCGCTCATTGATCATCAAGCCCTCACTGATCATTCTCGACGAAGCTGTCTCGGCGCTGGATGTCTCAGTGCGAGCGCAGGTGCTGCAGTTGCTGGATGATCTGGCTCGTGAGCAGGGTTTGGCCTATCTGTTCATCTCCCACGATTTGTCAGTGGTACAACGTGTCAGTGACCGCGTTCTGATCATGCGTCACGGACGCATCGTGGAACGGGGCAACACGAGTGATGTGTTCGATAACCCGCAGCATGAATATACACAGCAACTGCTGGCCGCTGCTCCCAAGTTGACCATAGCGTAA
- a CDS encoding ABC transporter permease, which produces MLHYLLKRSASLLATLLVASLIVFVVIEVVPGDPASYMLGMNAQPDTIAALRTELGLDESRVARYLSWVSGMVQGDFGRSYTYRTPVAEMVAERLWISLPLASYALVLSTLLAFPAGIWAASRRGGIADTAVMGFTQLGIAIPNFWFALLLVLLFAVNLGWFTAGGFSGWQSGIFAGLKSLTLPAVSLALPQAAILTRVMRSSLLDVLNEDFMRTARAKGLSSRQAMLRHALRNAMIPVLTIMGLQFSFLIAGAIIIENVFFLPGLGRLIFQSIAQRDLIVVESVIMLLVFAVVMVTFLIDLAYAWVDPRLRQQRR; this is translated from the coding sequence ATGTTGCATTATCTTCTCAAACGATCAGCTTCTCTACTGGCAACCTTGCTGGTGGCGAGCCTGATCGTGTTCGTGGTCATCGAAGTGGTTCCGGGCGATCCGGCGTCCTACATGCTGGGCATGAATGCACAGCCCGATACCATCGCAGCTCTGCGTACCGAGCTGGGTCTGGATGAGTCCAGAGTGGCACGTTATCTGAGCTGGGTGAGTGGCATGGTGCAGGGAGATTTTGGTCGTTCCTATACCTATCGCACACCGGTGGCCGAGATGGTGGCGGAGCGGTTGTGGATTTCTCTGCCGTTGGCCTCGTATGCTCTGGTGTTGTCGACCTTGCTGGCGTTTCCTGCCGGTATCTGGGCTGCCAGTCGGCGCGGCGGTATTGCGGATACCGCCGTGATGGGCTTCACGCAGCTGGGTATTGCCATTCCCAATTTCTGGTTTGCCTTGTTGCTGGTACTGCTGTTTGCGGTCAATCTTGGCTGGTTTACAGCCGGCGGATTCAGCGGATGGCAATCCGGTATTTTCGCAGGCTTGAAGTCACTGACCTTACCGGCGGTGTCGCTGGCTTTGCCACAGGCAGCCATTCTGACCCGCGTGATGCGCTCCTCTTTACTGGATGTTCTGAATGAGGACTTCATGCGAACGGCCAGAGCCAAAGGCCTTAGTTCAAGACAGGCCATGCTGCGACATGCCTTGCGCAACGCGATGATTCCTGTATTGACGATCATGGGCTTGCAGTTCTCTTTCCTGATTGCCGGTGCCATCATCATCGAGAATGTTTTCTTCTTGCCAGGCTTGGGGCGTCTGATCTTTCAGAGCATTGCGCAGCGGGATCTGATCGTGGTGGAAAGCGTCATCATGTTGCTGGTCTTTGCCGTGGTCATGGTGACTTTTCTCATTGATCTTGCCTATGCCTGGGTTGATCCGCGTTTGAGGCAGCAGCGCCGATGA
- a CDS encoding alpha/beta fold hydrolase, translating into MPVVKINGISLHYQYHPCDQTSAPATPPVLLLAGMASDSASWQPAIVPLRQQHSLLIPDNRCTGRTTPQTIVSSRDAMVTDILCLLDELGIERVNIVGHSMGAMLGWALACTAPERVTSLVSAAGLPSIVPARIALFKSLRTLRSETNERDWFGLLYQFLFCPEFFENPDAIEAALNGSMSYPHKQALSAFSCQVDALESFLPPLPLEKLACPVTLMTGSQDTLMTPRMLQTFGEAHPEVRTVVVENAAHALHWEQPETFVRIVLDALEAV; encoded by the coding sequence ATGCCGGTTGTCAAAATCAATGGAATCAGTCTCCACTATCAGTACCATCCCTGCGACCAGACAAGTGCGCCTGCCACGCCTCCGGTTCTATTACTGGCTGGCATGGCCAGCGACAGCGCCAGTTGGCAACCAGCCATTGTTCCCCTGAGACAGCAACACAGTCTATTGATTCCCGACAATCGTTGCACTGGACGTACCACACCCCAGACGATTGTCAGCAGTCGCGACGCCATGGTGACAGACATTCTGTGCCTGCTCGACGAGCTTGGTATCGAACGCGTCAATATCGTCGGCCACTCCATGGGAGCCATGCTGGGCTGGGCACTAGCCTGCACGGCACCCGAGCGGGTCACCAGCCTGGTCAGCGCCGCAGGTCTGCCCAGTATTGTGCCAGCCCGTATTGCCTTGTTCAAATCATTGCGGACCCTGCGATCCGAAACCAACGAACGCGACTGGTTCGGCCTGCTCTATCAGTTTTTGTTCTGTCCCGAATTCTTCGAAAATCCTGATGCCATAGAGGCTGCGCTGAATGGCTCCATGAGCTATCCACATAAACAGGCACTGAGCGCATTTTCCTGCCAGGTCGATGCATTGGAGAGTTTTCTGCCACCACTGCCATTGGAGAAACTAGCCTGCCCGGTCACGCTGATGACGGGTAGTCAAGATACTCTGATGACTCCACGCATGCTGCAGACGTTCGGTGAGGCGCACCCAGAAGTGCGGACAGTGGTCGTGGAAAATGCCGCCCATGCTCTGCACTGGGAACAACCCGAGACTTTCGTACGTATTGTTCTGGATGCGCTGGAAGCTGTCTGA
- a CDS encoding choice-of-anchor D domain-containing protein, which yields MANKFLTRRGYALFAGILLLLALTGVSQAQDTGGDTNDAEVLEVDAVGDGTGQIVVELSGTAAINRVTELSISPSQVVTDLIDVGTSTSKTFTLTHAGADDAPAISIEQATLFGTSANEFSSSFNGFETLSPGQSIEVTVTFTPLTTGDKAAGLRLTISGATAPYVVLFTGSARYPLTSDLGQSDKTIVFGQTLQNSDSQKNFILTNEGTDEGPAIFVSAIQLSGTNAGEFTVNFTPTSLNPGEQLDVKVDLNTGVAGFKSAIAEVFHDGNNGALEVVLEGTVVEPQAVAINFTTSTLNTSQNITRGTTLQFGPDGKLYVGEMTGTIYVFDVTRNGKNNYTGTVSDTITLVKNTQNHDDDGTPNATKQRTMTGIHVTGTAAAPVIYASSSDWRQAAGPSGTDSNLDTNSGVLHKLTKNGGNWTKQDMVRGLPRSEENHGPNGLVKVGNKIYLSVGGHTNQGAPSNNFAELPEYALSSAVLEINLDTIGDSTYDLPTLDGPSDQNDPFGGNDGLNQAILEIDGPVKIFATGFRNAYDIVYTETGRFYTWDNGPNAGWGGEPSGNCSNNLVEVGASHKDGLHLISQGYYAGHPNPTRGNKDNKFGGQSPIEGDADPVECNYKTPGQNDGSLVVNSPSTNGIDEYTASNFAGSMQGDLIAAAFNKVIYRVEFNGNGTAITSNSALLEDLGTTPLDLTAQGDADVFPGTIWVADNIAKVIHILEPSDY from the coding sequence ATGGCGAACAAGTTCCTGACCAGGCGCGGATATGCGCTGTTTGCAGGCATCCTGCTGCTACTTGCCTTGACGGGTGTTTCCCAAGCGCAGGATACCGGAGGCGATACAAACGATGCGGAGGTGCTTGAAGTGGATGCCGTTGGTGACGGCACAGGCCAGATTGTGGTGGAGCTCAGTGGTACGGCTGCCATAAATCGTGTCACGGAACTGAGCATCAGTCCCAGTCAGGTTGTGACTGATCTTATTGATGTAGGCACATCGACGAGCAAGACTTTCACACTCACACATGCCGGTGCCGACGATGCCCCGGCTATCTCGATTGAGCAAGCCACCCTGTTTGGCACCAGTGCCAATGAGTTCTCCTCCTCTTTCAATGGCTTTGAGACATTGAGTCCGGGTCAATCCATTGAGGTGACAGTGACATTCACACCATTGACAACTGGCGATAAAGCGGCCGGTCTGCGTTTGACTATCAGTGGGGCAACGGCACCTTATGTGGTGCTGTTCACTGGTAGCGCACGGTATCCGTTGACCTCGGACCTGGGGCAGTCGGATAAGACAATCGTTTTTGGTCAGACATTACAGAATTCAGATTCCCAGAAAAACTTCATCCTTACCAACGAGGGCACAGATGAGGGGCCTGCCATTTTTGTTTCAGCCATTCAGCTCAGTGGTACCAATGCGGGCGAATTTACGGTCAATTTTACTCCGACATCGTTGAATCCGGGCGAGCAACTGGACGTCAAGGTTGATCTGAATACTGGTGTGGCAGGATTCAAATCTGCCATAGCCGAAGTCTTTCACGACGGCAATAATGGTGCTTTGGAAGTTGTGTTGGAAGGCACTGTGGTTGAACCTCAGGCTGTGGCAATCAATTTTACCACCAGTACTTTGAATACCAGTCAGAATATTACGCGGGGGACAACATTGCAGTTCGGGCCTGATGGAAAATTGTATGTCGGAGAAATGACCGGCACCATTTACGTGTTTGACGTGACTCGCAATGGCAAGAATAACTATACCGGTACTGTTTCCGACACAATCACTCTGGTCAAGAATACGCAAAATCATGATGATGACGGTACGCCGAATGCGACCAAACAGCGAACCATGACGGGTATTCATGTCACAGGTACTGCGGCGGCGCCCGTGATTTATGCCTCGTCAAGTGACTGGCGACAGGCGGCTGGTCCTTCTGGCACCGATTCCAATCTGGATACCAATTCCGGTGTACTGCACAAACTGACCAAGAATGGTGGCAACTGGACGAAGCAGGACATGGTGCGTGGCCTGCCTCGCTCGGAGGAAAACCATGGTCCTAATGGTCTGGTTAAAGTGGGTAACAAGATCTATCTGAGCGTCGGTGGTCATACCAATCAGGGCGCGCCGTCCAACAACTTTGCAGAATTACCGGAATATGCTCTGTCTTCAGCGGTTCTGGAGATCAATCTGGATACGATCGGTGACTCGACTTATGATTTGCCAACACTGGATGGCCCGTCGGATCAGAACGATCCGTTTGGCGGGAATGATGGTCTCAATCAGGCCATTTTGGAGATAGACGGTCCGGTCAAGATATTTGCCACAGGCTTTCGTAATGCCTATGACATTGTGTATACCGAGACAGGCAGGTTCTATACCTGGGATAACGGTCCTAACGCTGGCTGGGGTGGTGAGCCATCGGGTAACTGCAGCAACAATCTCGTTGAAGTTGGTGCGAGTCATAAGGACGGTCTGCATCTGATCAGCCAGGGCTACTACGCTGGACATCCAAACCCGACCCGTGGCAACAAAGACAACAAGTTTGGCGGTCAGTCACCCATCGAAGGGGATGCGGATCCTGTGGAGTGCAATTACAAGACTCCCGGTCAGAACGATGGATCGCTGGTTGTCAACTCTCCATCAACCAACGGTATCGACGAATATACGGCCTCCAATTTTGCCGGTTCGATGCAAGGCGATTTGATTGCAGCCGCTTTCAACAAGGTGATTTATCGCGTTGAATTCAATGGCAATGGTACAGCGATCACCTCAAATTCCGCGCTTCTGGAAGATCTGGGTACAACACCACTTGATTTGACGGCACAAGGTGATGCGGATGTATTCCCCGGCACCATCTGGGTGGCCGATAACATTGCAAAAGTTATCCATATTCTCGAACCCAGCGATTATTGA